Proteins co-encoded in one Verrucomicrobiia bacterium genomic window:
- a CDS encoding helix-turn-helix transcriptional regulator yields the protein MFLLLCRCVAGNQKHHKVLGETIRSYRKQSGLSQEQLAERADLHHNFVGEIERGEKAATIDTLLKIAKALGVRARDLVQKL from the coding sequence ATGTTCCTGCTTTTGTGCCGCTGCGTGGCTGGAAATCAAAAGCATCATAAAGTGTTAGGCGAGACGATCCGTTCGTATAGAAAACAATCGGGTTTAAGCCAGGAACAACTGGCCGAGCGCGCTGACCTGCATCACAATTTTGTGGGCGAGATCGAGCGGGGCGAGAAAGCGGCCACCATTGATACGCTGTTGAAGATTGCCAAAGCCCTGGGAGTGCGTGCGCGGGATCTGGTGCAGAAGCTTTGA
- a CDS encoding LamG-like jellyroll fold domain-containing protein, which yields MKTPFLPRLIVSLLTLLLGLQISHAQPAPGPNPNQLLNSWGFSDTNWLSAKGNLPVAFTNLISVFGGGNGNDLSLDTTNVSPAYLFYRIIETNGSTNLTFTNGSISLWFSPDWSSTNQGGSGPGAWGNLISVGLAGTNGPWWAWYVDPTGTTMYFSEQTNGGAATNFLTAPVSFAANYWYNLVLSYSRTNSTVYTNGILVTNGNGVSFWPSTNISFFAVGSDTNGFFQAGGQFDDLNTYNYQLDPLLISGNFAMYSIFYGDATPTGPLSLPIAPSTPAVLPVFQAVSGAGLLTNAVASGTCITSNKIWITNAVAWFTNGATSISFSIEGGSNGISYDVFGTTALVSPATNAIWTWLGQGYHCTNYTIANLTNAAVYLMLGTAQDSDQDGLTDAYEMLVSHTDPHNADTDGDGMLDGWEVVYGTNPLIDDSQQTAQRSNFTYDPVGRLELIIGVRSESLTNDFEGNVLNAQ from the coding sequence ATGAAAACCCCTTTTTTGCCACGTCTTATTGTCTCACTTCTGACATTGCTTTTGGGTTTGCAAATAAGCCACGCGCAGCCCGCGCCCGGCCCGAATCCCAACCAACTCCTAAACTCATGGGGCTTTTCCGACACAAATTGGCTGAGCGCCAAAGGCAATCTTCCCGTCGCATTCACTAATTTGATTAGTGTCTTTGGAGGCGGCAACGGAAACGATCTTTCACTTGATACCACCAACGTATCACCGGCTTACCTTTTTTACCGAATAATCGAAACCAACGGTTCAACGAATCTCACGTTTACGAACGGCTCAATTTCCCTTTGGTTTAGTCCCGATTGGTCGAGCACGAATCAGGGCGGCAGTGGCCCCGGCGCATGGGGTAATTTGATCAGCGTCGGTCTGGCAGGAACGAACGGGCCTTGGTGGGCGTGGTATGTGGACCCGACCGGCACGACCATGTATTTTTCGGAGCAGACTAATGGCGGCGCGGCCACCAATTTTCTCACGGCCCCGGTAAGTTTCGCTGCTAATTATTGGTACAACCTCGTTCTGTCTTACAGCCGGACCAATTCGACGGTTTACACCAATGGCATTTTGGTCACAAATGGCAACGGCGTCTCTTTCTGGCCTTCGACCAATATTTCATTCTTTGCCGTTGGCAGCGACACGAATGGATTTTTTCAAGCAGGCGGTCAATTCGATGATTTGAATACTTACAACTATCAACTTGATCCGCTTCTGATCTCCGGAAATTTCGCCATGTATTCCATCTTTTACGGGGACGCAACTCCAACTGGCCCGTTATCGCTGCCCATCGCACCTTCCACTCCCGCAGTGCTTCCCGTTTTCCAAGCCGTCAGCGGCGCGGGATTGCTCACCAATGCCGTCGCCTCGGGAACATGTATCACGAGCAACAAGATTTGGATAACCAACGCAGTCGCGTGGTTCACCAATGGCGCTACGAGCATCAGCTTTAGCATTGAAGGGGGCTCAAACGGAATTTCCTACGATGTCTTCGGCACCACGGCTTTGGTTTCTCCCGCAACCAACGCCATTTGGACTTGGCTCGGCCAAGGCTACCATTGCACGAATTACACGATAGCGAACCTTACCAACGCCGCCGTGTATTTGATGTTGGGAACCGCACAGGACTCCGATCAAGATGGACTCACCGACGCATACGAAATGCTGGTAAGTCATACCGATCCTCACAACGCCGATACCGATGGCGATGGAATGCTGGATGGTTGGGAGGTCGTTTACGGTACAAACCCGCTAATAGATGATTCACAACAAACCGCTCAGCGCTCCAACTTTACCTATGACCCGGTAGGACGGCTCGAATTAATTATCGGCGTCCGGTCTGAATCTTTAACGAATGATTTTGAAGGAAATGTGCTTAACGCACAGTGA
- a CDS encoding RHS repeat-associated core domain-containing protein: protein MSLSAQAQTIDFGGGWFTSIREPLSTNSTPTGNVPPGLTGLPNICGPFTVTSQTGQPIISEAVTPEITSLAANLQNDPKRIYDYVHNNIKYVHYFGSKKGAYLTMLEGSGNDFDQCALLVALIRAASTNSGISYGVHLQCGFMQMPYTNANNLDMAHWLGLSWPSANNYLFWNYLKNVFGSRNYPDYESGGNIHIIEYNDGTGNTFLFQRVWVRLTISGTDYYLDPAFKISTQVAGIDVTNAMNLNMATVFSAVESGGATISNLYVKNLNYSNLSGQIQTNTSNLLTYLTNHPNLSSEQVTGGYDIQTTNSQTFPCLNFPPFTGTFVDAFNGGYSASMPILEWDNIPTNYMSFINIQIDNINLTYPFPSLLGRKISLTFTNISGNYQSQISLDDVVQATSTTGSGSGSVPMTNTIIHPTGIWNYSGNSLTPASGNNQNDVIFGTTPRSYQRQAYGYVTVYGFDDVSQLLLHREKRLNSLLQQNLNATNASIVTETLNVLGLSWLNQSYLEENLLGAQKHENIFHHHRAGRVAAEAGYYVDLALDISDHFWRDDLPNSSGDPTVPVTQYALFGKSALEHGVIEQIQTNLSSSTMKMLYLANQSGQKLILSQGSPDYSAVSSLFNAETIRPYVASKNTILSDDLPFGTMLIPSGINTVGTWNGYGFVLINGPGSAFIINGANGAFNGGDAGTQVPISGTAANSFTFGSSPTEVSISPPSLPPAFNADPINVLDGSFNVDADDLTVGQAAPRGFTLSRHYDSNRRNVNAATMADGWIHNYIVNAVTRSDPDAGLGRNTAQEMAAFLTSQRIGYEMFTYNPAQTNKPLSECWSTAALCAEWAVDNLKSNAVNVTLGTSSIQFIKQPDGSFTPPAGITMVLTATNAGYNLQMRHGNLFKFGNGHLTNIVDQYGRSLSVAYNSSNFVSTVTDWTNRSLTFTYGGTPLRLTSVADSTGRSVTYGYSTNSNNQLDLTSVIDVQGFTNTFAYDTNHEVIVTKNNLGQVVSSNNYDGFGHVIRQYSQGLTNQMWQGFWNGVQNTLIDPAGGQQQFLYDSKSRQIGMQDALSNFSESFYDGQDHVIETISPLNESNDFIYDGNNNLVETIDPLGASNVFFYDASFNLIKTLDPLGHTNSFGYNSKFQVVTTTNGAGDAVTNTYDSGTGLLTGRSDAGGTTSYGYDSFGQLSSVTSPSNLGTNLFVNSTNGDVLFAINANNVTNAFTYNSRRQLVQSIGPTNRTTKIIYDPVGNVATNIDALNHSTTYTWSPTRHLLTTTLPATSQGTPSITNIYDNRDWLIKTLDPLQLPTTNAYDLAGRTLSVTDPMLRTTQLTYDNDGRNITITNAMMQGIAQSWDGRGELVRTADQLAQNISRKYDASGNLIYLTNRLNNAWTFQFDAANRLTNTISPMGATTAQVWNNRGLLQKIVDAKNQTNTLLYDARGRLTNRTDNVAATTYLYDFNGNRIGVIESGKSNVWAFDAYDRPITYVDSLGNQIKYGYDTNGNLTTLVYPGPRLVTYFYDNLNRLTNITDWASRKTTYTYDLDSRVTSVTRPNGTTCSNFYDLDGELTNTIEQAASHAPITFFKLKWNAAARVDYEFMAPTNHPYSLPSRSMSYDKDNRLATFNGLTIVNDTNGNMTSGPLVGSTNLIAYTYDARNRLTTAGSLTYGYDPNNERTAVVNAPTVTRYVVDPLGPQVLMRIQNGVTNYYVYGLGLVYEEDDTATSTNALTYHFDYRGSTIALTDVNGNVTDRIQYSAYGMTTYRAGTNDTPFLYNGKYGVQTDPNGLLFMRARYYNPYICRFINADPSGFNGGLNMYAYSDGNPISLTDPFGLGATGSSGGFSWIGALTTGAVALDQGLNGGAGTKTLANFAANYQFFDNSVPMALNQTLNPFTSAEERFGESYDGLSYQPSNVGQPLSTGSRTVSAAFGVVDTGLGVLQGVGLGSTVSSLAGLTATTSTTLTTTEAISPAVRNFLAGDIPLSDVPPAEATQAADHLENVIAPAARDEVDAAYQIARAKALKGLGPPPGQITAWRAKYRK, encoded by the coding sequence GTGTCGTTAAGTGCTCAGGCACAAACCATAGACTTTGGCGGTGGCTGGTTCACTTCAATCCGCGAACCTCTCTCTACCAATAGCACCCCCACTGGAAATGTGCCTCCTGGTCTCACGGGTTTGCCTAACATCTGCGGTCCATTCACCGTGACTTCACAAACCGGGCAGCCAATAATCAGTGAGGCGGTTACTCCCGAGATCACCTCGCTTGCCGCCAACCTGCAAAACGACCCTAAGCGAATTTATGACTACGTTCATAACAATATCAAATATGTTCATTATTTTGGGTCAAAAAAGGGCGCTTATTTGACGATGCTGGAAGGCAGCGGCAACGATTTTGATCAGTGCGCTCTTTTGGTGGCGTTGATTCGGGCCGCCTCCACCAACTCGGGAATTTCATACGGAGTGCATTTGCAATGCGGATTTATGCAAATGCCCTATACAAATGCGAACAACCTGGATATGGCCCATTGGCTCGGCCTTTCGTGGCCATCAGCTAACAACTATTTATTTTGGAATTATTTGAAAAATGTCTTCGGCTCAAGGAATTATCCTGACTACGAGTCCGGAGGAAACATTCATATTATCGAGTACAATGATGGAACTGGTAATACTTTTCTATTTCAGAGGGTGTGGGTGCGGTTAACCATCAGCGGCACTGACTATTATCTCGATCCAGCTTTCAAGATTTCCACTCAAGTTGCTGGAATTGATGTGACCAATGCGATGAATCTGAACATGGCTACCGTTTTCAGCGCTGTGGAATCGGGAGGGGCGACCATCTCAAATCTCTATGTCAAAAATTTGAATTACAGCAATCTCTCCGGTCAAATACAGACCAATACCTCCAACCTGCTTACCTATTTGACGAACCATCCCAATTTGTCTTCGGAACAAGTCACCGGCGGGTATGACATTCAAACCACCAATTCCCAGACGTTTCCTTGTCTGAATTTCCCACCGTTTACCGGCACTTTTGTTGACGCCTTTAATGGGGGATATTCGGCCAGCATGCCAATTCTGGAATGGGACAACATTCCCACCAATTACATGTCATTTATCAATATTCAAATTGACAATATAAATTTGACCTATCCATTCCCGTCCCTTCTCGGCCGAAAAATTTCGCTGACTTTCACGAACATTAGTGGAAACTATCAGTCGCAAATCTCCTTGGACGACGTAGTGCAGGCGACTTCAACCACTGGCTCGGGCAGTGGATCGGTTCCTATGACGAATACCATCATTCATCCGACGGGAATTTGGAATTATTCCGGGAATTCTTTGACCCCGGCAAGTGGTAACAATCAGAATGATGTTATTTTTGGCACCACACCGAGGTCTTATCAAAGACAAGCTTATGGGTACGTGACGGTGTACGGTTTCGATGATGTGTCGCAGCTTTTATTGCATCGAGAAAAACGACTTAATTCACTGCTTCAACAGAACCTAAACGCAACCAACGCCAGCATCGTCACTGAAACCCTCAATGTTTTGGGCCTTAGCTGGCTAAACCAGTCTTATCTTGAAGAGAATCTACTGGGTGCGCAAAAGCATGAGAACATTTTTCATCATCATCGCGCCGGACGCGTGGCGGCTGAAGCTGGCTACTACGTTGATTTAGCTCTCGATATATCCGATCACTTTTGGCGGGATGATCTTCCTAACTCTAGTGGCGATCCGACAGTTCCGGTCACCCAATATGCGCTCTTCGGGAAAAGTGCGTTGGAACACGGAGTGATTGAACAAATCCAAACCAATCTTTCTTCGTCCACGATGAAAATGCTCTATCTGGCAAACCAAAGTGGTCAAAAACTTATTCTCTCTCAAGGATCGCCCGACTATTCGGCGGTTTCATCTCTATTCAATGCGGAAACTATCCGTCCGTACGTGGCCAGCAAAAACACAATATTAAGTGATGATTTGCCTTTCGGAACTATGCTTATTCCCAGCGGAATTAATACGGTAGGGACTTGGAATGGTTACGGATTTGTATTAATCAATGGGCCAGGAAGTGCCTTTATCATCAATGGAGCTAACGGAGCTTTTAACGGTGGCGATGCCGGAACTCAAGTTCCTATTAGCGGAACGGCAGCCAATTCCTTTACATTCGGTTCTTCTCCGACCGAAGTTTCGATTAGTCCCCCCTCGCTACCGCCTGCGTTTAATGCCGATCCAATCAATGTTTTAGACGGCTCTTTCAATGTTGATGCGGACGACTTAACCGTGGGCCAAGCCGCTCCACGCGGATTCACCCTTTCCCGCCATTACGATAGCAATCGCCGGAACGTGAACGCCGCAACGATGGCCGATGGCTGGATACACAACTATATAGTAAATGCTGTCACTCGAAGCGATCCCGATGCCGGACTGGGAAGAAACACCGCCCAGGAAATGGCCGCGTTCCTGACCAGCCAGCGCATCGGTTATGAAATGTTCACTTACAACCCCGCGCAGACCAACAAACCGCTATCGGAATGCTGGTCAACTGCCGCACTGTGCGCTGAATGGGCGGTTGATAATTTGAAAAGCAACGCCGTCAACGTAACTCTGGGAACGTCGTCTATTCAATTTATCAAGCAGCCCGACGGTTCATTTACACCACCCGCTGGAATCACGATGGTCCTGACCGCGACCAATGCGGGTTACAATCTGCAAATGCGCCACGGCAATCTTTTTAAGTTCGGCAATGGCCATTTGACGAATATCGTTGATCAATACGGCCGCTCGCTTTCGGTTGCCTACAATTCCAGCAACTTTGTCTCGACCGTGACCGACTGGACGAATCGCTCGTTGACGTTCACTTATGGCGGCACCCCTCTGCGCCTGACCAGCGTGGCCGACAGCACCGGGCGATCCGTAACGTATGGCTATTCGACCAATAGCAACAATCAACTAGATTTAACTTCAGTCATTGACGTGCAGGGATTCACCAACACTTTCGCGTACGATACCAATCATGAAGTCATCGTGACGAAAAATAACCTTGGCCAAGTTGTCAGTAGCAATAATTACGATGGATTCGGGCACGTCATCCGCCAATACAGCCAGGGACTCACCAATCAAATGTGGCAAGGCTTTTGGAATGGGGTTCAAAACACGTTGATTGACCCGGCTGGCGGGCAACAACAATTTCTTTATGACTCAAAATCACGCCAGATCGGGATGCAGGACGCGCTCAGTAATTTTTCCGAATCTTTTTACGATGGTCAGGATCACGTGATTGAAACGATCTCTCCTCTGAATGAATCCAATGATTTCATTTATGACGGTAATAATAATCTCGTCGAGACCATTGATCCGTTAGGGGCCAGCAACGTATTCTTTTATGATGCCAGCTTTAATCTTATCAAAACACTCGATCCACTAGGCCATACGAATTCTTTTGGCTACAATTCCAAATTCCAAGTCGTAACGACCACCAATGGCGCGGGCGATGCCGTCACAAATACCTACGATTCCGGTACGGGATTGCTGACGGGGCGAAGCGATGCCGGTGGCACCACGAGCTACGGTTATGATTCTTTCGGCCAATTAAGCAGCGTTACGAGCCCGAGCAATTTGGGCACGAATCTCTTCGTGAACAGCACCAACGGCGATGTCTTGTTTGCCATCAACGCGAACAATGTCACGAATGCCTTCACCTACAATTCCCGCCGCCAGCTTGTCCAAAGCATCGGTCCCACGAATCGCACGACCAAAATCATCTACGATCCTGTGGGAAACGTGGCCACCAATATTGATGCGCTCAATCACAGCACCACTTACACATGGAGTCCCACACGGCATCTTCTGACCACGACGCTGCCCGCGACCTCGCAAGGAACGCCATCCATCACTAATATTTACGACAATCGGGATTGGTTGATCAAAACGCTCGACCCGCTGCAACTGCCGACAACCAATGCTTACGATCTGGCGGGCCGGACACTTAGCGTCACAGATCCAATGCTTAGAACGACCCAACTGACATACGACAATGATGGCCGAAACATCACGATAACCAATGCCATGATGCAGGGCATCGCGCAGTCGTGGGATGGCCGAGGTGAATTGGTCAGGACAGCCGATCAGTTGGCCCAAAATATCTCCCGAAAGTACGATGCTTCCGGCAACCTGATTTACCTCACGAACCGCCTGAATAATGCTTGGACATTTCAGTTTGATGCCGCAAACCGATTGACGAATACGATCAGTCCAATGGGCGCCACTACCGCCCAAGTTTGGAATAATCGCGGCTTGCTGCAAAAAATCGTGGATGCCAAGAACCAGACTAACACGCTTTTGTACGACGCTCGCGGACGATTGACCAACCGGACGGACAACGTGGCAGCCACAACTTATCTCTACGATTTCAACGGAAATCGAATTGGTGTTATCGAATCAGGAAAATCGAATGTGTGGGCTTTTGACGCGTACGACCGCCCGATCACTTACGTTGATTCCCTTGGAAACCAAATCAAGTACGGTTATGACACCAACGGAAATCTTACCACCCTGGTTTATCCTGGCCCTCGACTGGTCACTTATTTTTACGACAACCTCAATCGCTTGACGAATATCACCGATTGGGCAAGTCGAAAGACCACTTACACCTACGATCTGGATTCGCGCGTGACCAGTGTCACCCGGCCCAATGGGACGACATGTTCCAACTTTTATGACCTGGACGGCGAATTGACAAACACGATTGAACAGGCGGCTTCGCATGCTCCCATCACATTTTTCAAATTAAAGTGGAACGCCGCCGCGCGAGTGGACTATGAATTCATGGCCCCGACAAACCATCCCTATTCGCTGCCATCGCGCTCAATGTCTTACGACAAGGACAACCGGCTCGCGACTTTCAACGGATTGACAATCGTGAATGACACTAATGGGAACATGACCTCCGGCCCGTTGGTGGGAAGCACAAACCTCATAGCTTATACATATGATGCCCGCAATCGTTTGACCACTGCCGGCAGTTTGACTTATGGATACGATCCAAACAACGAACGCACGGCGGTGGTCAACGCCCCAACCGTGACCCGTTATGTTGTTGATCCGCTAGGCCCGCAGGTTTTGATGCGGATACAAAACGGTGTCACGAATTATTATGTGTACGGCTTGGGTTTGGTTTACGAGGAAGACGATACCGCCACGAGCACAAACGCGTTGACGTACCATTTTGATTATCGCGGCAGCACGATTGCGCTTACCGACGTAAACGGCAATGTCACCGACCGAATTCAATATTCGGCTTACGGAATGACGACCTATCGTGCCGGAACAAATGACACGCCGTTCCTTTACAATGGAAAATATGGTGTCCAGACTGATCCCAACGGGCTGCTGTTCATGCGGGCGCGATACTATAACCCGTATATTTGCAGGTTTATAAACGCTGACCCGTCTGGTTTTAATGGTGGTCTGAATATGTACGCCTACTCCGATGGTAATCCCATTAGCCTGACGGATCCGTTTGGTTTGGGGGCGACGGGCTCGTCTGGAGGTTTTTCTTGGATAGGTGCATTGACGACAGGAGCCGTAGCCCTTGATCAAGGGCTAAATGGTGGTGCCGGCACAAAGACACTCGCGAATTTTGCTGCTAACTACCAGTTCTTCGACAACAGCGTCCCGATGGCACTGAATCAGACGCTCAACCCTTTCACTTCAGCGGAAGAGCGATTTGGGGAATCCTATGATGGGCTCAGTTATCAGCCGAGCAATGTAGGCCAACCGCTTTCGACCGGAAGCAGAACCGTATCTGCAGCTTTTGGTGTCGTCGACACAGGTTTGGGAGTTCTTCAAGGTGTAGGGCTGGGAAGCACAGTTAGCTCCCTTGCGGGTTTAACGGCAACAACATCTACAACTTTAACTACTACAGAGGCGATTAGTCCCGCAGTTAGAAACTTTCTCGCGGGGGACATACCCCTATCCGACGTGCCTCCAGCAGAAGCGACGCAGGCTGCGGACCATTTGGAAAATGTTATCGCACCGGCCGCACGAGATGAGGTAGATGCCGCTTATCAAATAGCCCGAGCTAAAGCCTTAAAGGGGCTCGGGCCACCCCCGGGACAAATAACTGCGTGGCGAGCCAAATATCGAAAATAG
- a CDS encoding catalase, protein MKKNKKSNSPAGHRAETHQTTSSAANTLRTNQGIPIADNQNSLKAGPRGPVLLEDFVLREKITHFDHERIPERIVHARGTGAHGYFKCYKSCADISKAAFLQDPKVKTEVFIRISTVAGGAGSGDMPRDVRGFAVKFYTAEGNFDLVGNNIPVFFIQDAMKFPDLVHAVKMEADRGFPQSATAHDTFWDFISLTPESMNMVAWIMSDRTIPRSLRMIEGFGVHTYRLINARGESNFVKFHWRPIIGAQSVLWDENVKINGADPDFQRRDMWEAIESGNFPEWELGVQVFDQKTADGLDFDILDPTKIIPEEIIPLRMIGKMVLDRNVDNFFAETEQVAFCPANIVPGIGFSNDPLLQGRLFSYLDTQITRLGGPNFHQLPVNAPRCPFHNQQRDGIHQMEVPKGRANYEPNSIEPAGLRENPALGYKAFAEEMMGEKSTLRTETFADHYSQARQFFNSMTEVEQRHMISALGFELAKVDLVPIRTRMLGHLALIHPALHQGVEEALGMEGKADKITPAVKPLDLKPSPTLSLLKKAKTTLEGRKIGVLITNGFDANLLASIKNAAKAEKAAVAIIAPKIGGAKDSLGKLTPADTSLSGGPSAFFDTVAILTNEKEAEKLAGEAGAVDWVRDAFGHLKVIAHTEGAKVLLSRAGVNVDEGVVSISDAKSVNAFIKLAKGGKIWEREPKLRSPG, encoded by the coding sequence ATGAAAAAAAATAAGAAATCAAATTCGCCAGCCGGGCATCGGGCCGAAACGCACCAAACCACGAGCAGCGCCGCCAATACGCTAAGGACCAACCAGGGAATTCCGATCGCGGACAATCAGAACTCCTTGAAGGCCGGGCCGCGCGGGCCGGTGTTGCTGGAGGATTTTGTTTTACGGGAAAAAATCACCCACTTTGACCATGAACGGATTCCCGAGCGCATCGTGCATGCGCGCGGCACCGGGGCGCACGGTTATTTTAAATGTTATAAATCCTGCGCGGACATTTCCAAGGCGGCCTTTCTTCAAGATCCGAAGGTGAAAACGGAAGTGTTCATCCGCATTTCGACAGTTGCGGGCGGCGCGGGGTCAGGCGATATGCCGCGCGATGTCCGGGGCTTTGCGGTAAAATTTTATACGGCCGAGGGAAATTTTGATTTGGTGGGAAATAATATCCCGGTCTTTTTTATTCAGGATGCGATGAAATTTCCTGACCTGGTTCACGCGGTCAAAATGGAGGCGGACCGGGGCTTTCCCCAATCGGCCACGGCTCACGATACCTTTTGGGATTTTATTTCGCTTACTCCCGAGAGCATGAACATGGTGGCGTGGATCATGTCGGACCGCACGATTCCCCGTTCGCTCAGAATGATTGAAGGGTTCGGAGTGCATACGTATCGCTTGATCAATGCCAGGGGCGAATCGAATTTTGTGAAATTTCATTGGCGGCCCATCATTGGCGCGCAGTCGGTTCTTTGGGATGAAAACGTAAAGATCAATGGCGCGGACCCGGACTTTCAACGCCGCGACATGTGGGAAGCGATTGAGAGCGGCAATTTTCCCGAATGGGAATTAGGCGTGCAGGTGTTCGATCAGAAAACCGCCGATGGTCTGGATTTCGATATTCTCGATCCAACCAAGATCATTCCGGAAGAAATTATTCCGTTGCGGATGATTGGAAAAATGGTGCTGGACCGGAACGTGGATAATTTTTTCGCGGAAACCGAGCAGGTGGCTTTTTGTCCGGCGAACATCGTGCCGGGAATTGGATTTTCCAATGACCCGCTGTTGCAAGGCCGATTGTTCTCTTATCTGGATACGCAAATCACGCGGCTGGGCGGGCCTAACTTTCACCAACTTCCGGTGAATGCGCCGCGCTGTCCTTTTCACAATCAACAGCGGGATGGCATTCATCAGATGGAGGTTCCCAAAGGGCGCGCGAATTACGAACCGAATTCAATCGAGCCAGCCGGACTGCGGGAAAATCCGGCGCTGGGTTATAAAGCGTTTGCCGAAGAAATGATGGGCGAAAAAAGCACTTTGCGAACGGAAACCTTTGCCGACCATTATTCGCAAGCGCGGCAATTTTTTAATTCCATGACCGAAGTGGAACAACGGCACATGATCAGCGCTTTGGGATTTGAATTGGCGAAAGTGGATTTGGTGCCGATACGCACGCGCATGCTGGGCCATCTGGCATTGATTCATCCGGCGCTTCATCAGGGGGTTGAAGAAGCGCTGGGAATGGAAGGGAAGGCGGACAAAATCACGCCGGCGGTGAAGCCGCTCGACTTGAAGCCATCGCCGACACTCAGCTTGTTGAAGAAAGCCAAGACGACGTTGGAAGGCCGGAAAATCGGGGTTTTGATCACCAATGGGTTCGATGCAAATTTATTGGCATCCATTAAAAATGCGGCCAAAGCGGAGAAAGCTGCCGTGGCGATCATTGCTCCCAAAATTGGCGGTGCGAAGGATAGTTTGGGCAAGCTCACGCCTGCTGATACATCTCTTTCGGGCGGGCCTTCCGCATTTTTTGACACGGTCGCGATTTTAACGAACGAAAAGGAAGCGGAAAAACTGGCTGGCGAGGCGGGAGCGGTGGATTGGGTGCGCGACGCTTTCGGCCATCTAAAAGTGATCGCTCACACGGAGGGAGCCAAGGTTTTACTTTCTCGCGCGGGAGTGAATGTGGATGAGGGCGTGGTTTCCATCAGCGACGCTAAATCGGTCAACGCGTTTATCAAATTGGCCAAAGGCGGAAAGATTTGGGAGCGCGAGCCGAAACTGCGTTCGCCGGGTTGA